A window of Dehalobacter sp. genomic DNA:
ATGTAATTACGCACCGGTGTGCCAAAGATTTTGTGGTTGTAAAGCCAATTTGCCCATTTATCAGAACCGCGTAAAAACAGGGCGCTCGCTAGAAGTAAGAAGGGAGTGGTCGGAAGAACAGGCAGGAACATGCCCAACATGCCTAAACCGAGTGACATAAAACCTATGGCAAGAAAGAAAGAGTTTTTCATAACC
This region includes:
- a CDS encoding YbaN family protein, translated to VMKNSFFLAIGFMSLGLGMLGMFLPVLPTTPFLLLASALFLRGSDKWANWLYNHKIFGTPVRNYMEHKSVDKRSKIAAMALLWTTILITVWIVDMIWLKIILSAIATAVSIHILNLKTTTQEE